Proteins from a genomic interval of Rosa chinensis cultivar Old Blush chromosome 2, RchiOBHm-V2, whole genome shotgun sequence:
- the LOC112186562 gene encoding uncharacterized protein LOC112186562 → MTQVEGEEEPQNPNSQFETLTLQPPPQPQMKPQPDSNQDNPDAFPVRSPRSRTAITFARKKRKKTGRNPKASQKKLEILRQTLKPIPFVPAKTLDFDSHEELLKRLGLWDFVHIKFDRSIRADLLAQLIVNFNSQQRCSYVNELRILVNRSDLGRALKLPVMLKSKKSAVEDAGEEQPPASEESIAFLEDLVSNWMLLHGDMWMMPGEVLGYTKAIKEGQFGKVDWAGLVWYMVNEELGKATQLENCYYASHLQHLIKSQKEDLFSVKQESKVEIDLKDDDEEEEEEDGGGDVKMDDVQGGRLEENDIKLCLGQENVTKVEVEHENLEKVDVEREDAENVDDEREDAEKVDVGKENVEKDDVGQEKVEEVEAEQENVEKVDSQQGNAEKVDVGEENVEKVCGETERVEVEVEDEDVMDFEEFKEAEPAQWVLAGKDNLGEPCLQRCNLGGIKDLGCGDERNKNMELGEGVGEEEQEDDEIEEEEEEDDDQEGGFHLLPKGFSLEGFPSGNLTQGMDGMPLRDHFGIEFPSPRDLMLPGSSSIYGNGPKREINHENDNSHHGLNGNKRLRTEGSWDSKMSGDFETGMDQIQQWLGRVEDMQQWMGKARMMYTAKEQECQQAANNQQYFMQELQRRDEMIEHLHKARFEDQQKFQTEKFRFEHEVHLMKNLLDGYRKALKATQKAFAEHRAHCPQAVEPLYRDVPGSGGLVLSTTELEKLRIKQEEEERINRLAIETMIKDFEAGWSSEYEAHQKSVELASSRLMDVEKEVKLLKEGLLKQRLPETQESPNES, encoded by the coding sequence ATGACCCAAGTCGAAGGAGAGGAGGAGCCACAGAACCCTAATTCCCAATTTGAAACACTCACCCTACAACCCCCTCCACAACCACAAATGAAGCCTCAACCCGACTCAAACCAAGACAACCCCGACGCCTTCCCCGTCCGATCTCCCCGGAGCCGGACCGCCATAACCTTCGCTCGCAAGAAGCGCAAGAAGACGGGCAGGAATCCGAAAGCCTCTCAGAAGAAGCTGGAGATTCTGCGCCAAACCCTAAAGCCAATCCCCTTCGTCCCCGCCAAAACCCTAGACTTCGACAGCCACGAGGAGCTCCTGAAGCGGCTGGGCTTGTGGGACTTCGTCCACATCAAGTTCGATCGGAGCATTAGGGCTGATCTCCTCGCCCAATTGATCGTCAACTTCAACTCCCAGCAGCGGTGTAGCTACGTCAACGAGCTTAGGATTCTGGTTAACCGGTCCGATCTGGGACGCGCATTGAAGCTTCCGGTGATGCTCAAGTCCAAGAAGAGCGCCGTGGAAGATGCCGGCGAGGAGCAGCCGCCGGCGTCGGAGGAGTCGATAGCTTTTCTGGAGGATTTGGTTTCGAATTGGATGCTTTTGCACGGGGATATGTGGATGATGCCCGGCGAGGTGTTGGGTTATACCAAAGCAATCAAAGAAGGTCAGTTTGGGAAGGTGGACTGGGCTGGTTTGGTTTGGTACATGGTGAATGAGGAGCTAGGTAAGGCCACGCAGTTGGAGAATTGTTACTATGCGTCGCATTTGCAGCATTTGATCAAGTCGCAGAAGGAGGATTTGTTTTCGGTGAAGCAAGAGTCGAAAGTGGAGATTGAtttgaaggatgatgatgaggaagaagaggaagaggatggTGGTGGGGATGTGAAAATGGATGATGTTCAGGGAGGCAGATTGGAGGAGAATGATATTAAGTTGTGTCTCGGGCAAGAAAATGTGACCAAAGTTGAGGTTGAGCACGAAAACTTGGAGAAAGTTGATGTTGAGCGAGAAGATGCGGAGAATGTTGATGATGAGCGAGAAGATGCGGAGAAAGTTGATGTTGGGAAAGAGAATGTGGAGAAAGATGATGTTGGGCAAGAGAAGGTGGAGGAAGTTGAGGCTGAGCAAGAAAATGTAGAGAAAGTTGATTCTCAGCAAGGAAATGCGGAGAAAGTTGacgttggagaagaaaatgTTGAGAAAGTTTGTGGTGAAACAGAGCGGGTTGAGGTTGAGGTTGAGGATGAGGATGTGATGGATTTTGAAGAATTTAAGGAGGCAGAGCCTGCCCAATGGGTTTTGGCTGGGAAGGACAATCTAGGTGAGCCTTGTTTGCAGCGGTGTAATCTCGGTGGTATTAAGGATCTTGGTTGTGGGGATgagagaaataaaaatatgGAGTTGGGAGAAGGAGTAggtgaagaagaacaagaagatgatgaaatagaagaagaggaagaggaggatgatgatCAGGAGGGTGGTTTCCACCTTTTGCCTAAAGGTTTTTCTTTAGAGGGGTTTCCTTCAGGAAATCTTACTCAGGGTATGGATGGTATGCCACTGCGTGATCATTTTGGCATAGAATTTCCTTCTCCAAGGGACCTAATGCTTCCCGGAAGTTCTTCCATTTATGGTAATGGTCCCAAGAGAGAGATTAACCATGAGAATGATAATTCTCATCATGGTCTCAATGGTAATAAGAGGTTGAGGACAGAAGGCTCTTGGGATAGTAAAATGTCTGGTGACTTTGAGACAGGTATGGATCAAATACAGCAGTGGTTGGGGAGAGTGGAGGATATGCAGCAGTGGATGGGAAAAGCTAGGATGATGTATACAGCAAAAGAACAGGAGTGCCAACAAGCTGCAAATAACCAGCAGTATTTTATGCAAGAGTTGCAGAGAAGGGATGAGATGATTGAGCACTTGCATAAGGCCAGGTTTGAAGACCAGCAAAAGTTTCAAACAGAGAAGTTTAGGTTTGAGCATGAGGTCCACTTGATGAAAAATCTCTTGGACGGCTACAGGAAAGCTTTAAAGGCAACACAAAAGGCATTTGCTGAACATAGAGCACATTGTCCACAGGCTGTTGAGCCACTCTACAGGGATGTTCCGGGATCCGGGGGCCTTGTTTTAAGCACCACAGAACTGGAAAAGCTACGCataaagcaagaagaagaagagaggataAATAGACTGGCGATTGAAACGATGATTAAGGACTTTGAAGCTGGGTGGAGTAGTGAATATGAAGCACACCAAAAGAGTGTTGAATTAGCTAGTAGCAGGTTGATGGATGTTGAGAAGGAAGTGAAACTTCTCAAGGAAGGCCTTTTAAAACAGAGGCTTCCAGAAACACAAGAATCTCCAAATGAATCATGA
- the LOC112184336 gene encoding PLASMODESMATA CALLOSE-BINDING PROTEIN 5 codes for MHLGGVLTVSLLVDLTPLRSSNGHFSSLHPSSLNKLTKLYQTATSLPFSSLPLFLPLKSRKQVKQPKQTTLTPHSSLSLSLSLSPKMYTSFLLLLSFLLSLAALSNAQNSVVTMELWCVAKNNADDSALQSALDWACGAGGANCSPMQQGGPCYDPSDIQNTASYAFNDYFLKHGMTDDSCNFDNTAAVTSLNPSFGNCKFPSSLSGSNRSSSSSTASYGLGPSQDLNGSNKISQQLVLIPLITSLLLIASYNTWVICLS; via the exons ATGCATTTGGGTGGCGTTCTCACTGTGTCTCTGCTTGTCGATCTCACTCCTCTTCGTAGCAGTAACGGTCACTTTTCCTCTCTCCATCCATCTTCCCTCAATAAACTAACCAAACTCTACCAAACGGCTACATCATTGCCCTTCTcgtctcttcctctctttctccCTCTTAAAAGCCGCAAGCAAGTGAAGCAACCAAAGCAAACCACTCTCACTCCTCACtcgtctctctccctctccctctccctctcccccaAAATGTACACAagcttccttcttcttctctctttcctcCTCTCACTCGCCGCCCTCTCCAACGCCCAAAACAGCGTCGTCACGATGGAGCTGTGGTGCGTGGCCAAGAACAACGCCGACGACTCTGCCCTCCAGTCCGCTCTCGACTGGGCCTGCGGGGCCGGCGGCGCCAACTGCAGCCCTATGCAGCAAGGTGGGCCCTGCTACGACCCATCTGACATCCAGAACACCGCGTCGTACGCCTTCAACGACTACTTTCTCAAACACGGCATGACCGATGACAGCTGCAACTTCGATAACACTGCCGCAGTCACCTCTTTGAATCCCA GTTTTGGTAATTGCAAGTTCCCATCCAG CTTGTCAGGGAGCAATAGAAGTTCGAGTTCATCGACAGCATCATATGGGTTGGGGCCTAGTCAAGATCTGAATGGCAGCAATAAAATTTCGCAGCAACTGGTTTTGATACCCTTGATTACCAGTCTTTTGCTCATTGCCTCCTATAATACATGGGTCATCTGTTTATCTTGA